The DNA sequence CTTTGGCGCACCTTCGACCAAATCCTTCGCTTCCTTGAGCCCCAGACTGGTGAGCTCACGCACCACCTTGATGACCTGAATCTTTTTGTCGGCCGGAGCGCTGGCCAGAATGACATCAAAGGAGGTCTTCTCTTCAGCCGGCGCCGCCGCCGCACCACCGCCACCGCCCACTGCCGCAACGGCCACCGGTGCTGCCGCCGTCACGCCAAAACGCGACTCCAGGCCCTTCACCAATTCCGCCAACTCCAATACGCTCATGCCCTCGATTGCCTTGATCAATTCATCCTGCGACAATTTTGTTCCTGCTGCTGCTGACATGTCCCCCTCCCCTTTCTTTTTATCCTGAATGGCTGCAATGACTCGCACAAACTTGCTCAAGACTCCGCTCAACGCATAGACCACACCACGTATCGGCCCCTGCATGGCCGACAACAACATGGCGATTAACACTTCCTTCTTCGGCAGCTGCGCAATCGCTGTCAGATCGGCCGCCTGCACCAACCTGCCTTCCAATACTCCGACCGTCACCTTCATTTTTTCAGAGCGTTTTTCCGCCTGAATAAAATCGCGCAAGATTTTGGCCGGAAGAACCGGATCGTCGTACCCAATCACGAGCCCGGTCGGGCCCTTAAAATGCTCCTTCGCATCAGCCAGGGTGGTCCCCACAGACGCCCGCACAGCCAGAGTATTCTTGACGACACAGTATTCAGCCTTGGCACCGCGCAATTGCCTGCGCAGCTCAGTCATCTGACTGACGGGCATCCCGGCACATTCCGTCAGAATAGCCAAGCGTGCGCGACCGAACTTTTCCGTCAACTCCGCGATCGCTGTTGCTTTTTCTTCTTTCTTCATGCCTTTCCCCTTACTGAGAACCTGTCCGTTCTCACCCCCACAACTTCGAGAGCGCCACTGGATCCAGCTTCACACCAGGACCCATGGTGCTCGACATTGTCACGCTCTTGAGATAACGCCCCTTACAAGATGACGGCTTTGCCTTGACCACCGATTCCAACACCGCCTGAGCGTTGTCACACAATTTCTGCACATCGAATGACACCTTGCCGACCGGAACCTGCACGATACCAGCCTTCTCCACCTTGAATTCGACGCGGCCCTTGCGAATTTCGCTCACGGCCTTTCCGACCTCGAACGTCACCGTCCCCGTCTTCGGGTTTGGCATCAGGCCTCGCGGACCGAGCACTTTACCGAGCTTACCGACGGAGGCCATCAAGTCGGGGGTAGAGATTGCGCAATCAAACTCCATCCATCCGCCCTTAATTTTTTCCATCAGATCATCGGCGCCCACATAGTCAGCCCCGGCTTGCTTCGCTTCCTGCTCTTTCTCACCCTTAGCAAATACGAGCACGCGGAGCTTTTTCCCGGTACCGTGCGGGAGCGCGGTCGTCCCGCGAACCATCTGATCCGATCGTTTCGGATCAACGCCCAGCCGAATGGCCAAATCAACGGATTCGTCATACTTCGCGAAGGCGGCCTGCTTGACGGCTTCAACCGCCTCCTTCAACTCATAAAACCTGGGCTCGATCTTCTCCTGAGCCGCGGTCATTTTCTTTCCCATACTGCTACTCCTTCACATCCGCCGGAGGTTCACTCTGCAGAAACTTACTGGACGGTGATACCCATGCTGCGCGCCGTCCCCTGAATAATATTGATGGCGCCCTCAAGGTCGGCCGCATTCAGATCGGACATTTTCTTCTGCGCAATCTCCCGAATCTGAGCTTGCGTGACTTTCCCAACCTTATCCTTGTGCGGGACGCCAGAACCCTTGATGATACCGGCAGCCTTCTTGAGCAGATCCGACGCCGGCGGAGTCTTCATAATGAAGGTGAAGCTCCGGTCCTTATAGACCGTAATGATCACCGGGATAATGCTATCCCCTTCTTTTTGGGTTTTTGCATTGAACTGCTTGCAAAACTCCATGATGTTCACGCCGTGCTGTCCCAGCGATGGACCGACAGGCGGAGCAGGATTCGCCTTGCCGGCCGGAATTTGCAACTTAATCTGTGCTGATACTTCCTTGGCCATGAGTTACTCCCTGAGAACTGCGGACTGCGCGGGAGGACCGAGAACGGCTCTCAGCCCCGACCATCAATCCAGTGACCTCAAATACGTTCGACCTGCAAAAACCCGAGCTCGACCGGAGTGGACCGGCCAAAAATGCTGACAAACACCTTCACACGATTGTGGTCGGCATCCACATCATCGACGGCACCGTTGAAGCCCAAAAATGGACCGTCGACGATACGAACGTTATCGCCCTTGATAAATCTCACCTGCTCACGCGGACCGGCTGCTCCGGC is a window from the Nitrospira sp. genome containing:
- the rplL gene encoding 50S ribosomal protein L7/L12, yielding MKKEEKATAIAELTEKFGRARLAILTECAGMPVSQMTELRRQLRGAKAEYCVVKNTLAVRASVGTTLADAKEHFKGPTGLVIGYDDPVLPAKILRDFIQAEKRSEKMKVTVGVLEGRLVQAADLTAIAQLPKKEVLIAMLLSAMQGPIRGVVYALSGVLSKFVRVIAAIQDKKKGEGDMSAAAGTKLSQDELIKAIEGMSVLELAELVKGLESRFGVTAAAPVAVAAVGGGGGAAAAPAEEKTSFDVILASAPADKKIQVIKVVRELTSLGLKEAKDLVEGAPKPIKSGATKEEADAMKKKLEESGAKVEIK
- a CDS encoding 50S ribosomal protein L1 → MGKKMTAAQEKIEPRFYELKEAVEAVKQAAFAKYDESVDLAIRLGVDPKRSDQMVRGTTALPHGTGKKLRVLVFAKGEKEQEAKQAGADYVGADDLMEKIKGGWMEFDCAISTPDLMASVGKLGKVLGPRGLMPNPKTGTVTFEVGKAVSEIRKGRVEFKVEKAGIVQVPVGKVSFDVQKLCDNAQAVLESVVKAKPSSCKGRYLKSVTMSSTMGPGVKLDPVALSKLWG
- the rplK gene encoding 50S ribosomal protein L11 is translated as MAKEVSAQIKLQIPAGKANPAPPVGPSLGQHGVNIMEFCKQFNAKTQKEGDSIIPVIITVYKDRSFTFIMKTPPASDLLKKAAGIIKGSGVPHKDKVGKVTQAQIREIAQKKMSDLNAADLEGAINIIQGTARSMGITVQ